The Triticum urartu cultivar G1812 chromosome 6, Tu2.1, whole genome shotgun sequence genome includes the window CACAAAGAACAGCATAAGCCAGGGATCGCCTGCGTTTACTCCTCGGAGACCAAGGAATGGGGTAATCTTGTCTCAACACCAAAGTTTTAGATAGCGCGCTAAGCCTCTTAGCGTCGGCCTGACCAAAAGCTATGAAACGCTATAGCGCAGCTATAGCGTGCTAAGCCCCATTTAGCGTTTCAGTATAAATcaataaaaaatgaaaaaataaacATAGAATTAGTCATCAACTTGACATATATATACTTGAAAATGGACATATATCAACTTGCATACAGCCAAGTTAATAGAAAAATGATACTGTATTATGTAGTTCCTACCATACTCATGCAAACAGCCACATAACATAGCTAGTGCAGTTCATAAACTATAGCAGCAAGTCCTAAACTCATAGTCATAATGCAAAGAACATCCCCATATAGTACAATACATAATAAGGACATATATCAGGAGATCGTTCAATTCATTACATAACAGAGCAAAGTTTGGCATAGCAACTAGCAACATACCACCAGCACACTTTGAATAACAAAAGTGGTACATCAACAACATGAGATGGTTCGGTTTATAAGTTCAGCCAACTAACTTGACATAGCAACATAACAACATACCACCAGCACACTTTGAAACAACAAAAGTGGTACACCCAACCATGCAATTAATCCGAGTCAGCAAGGGCCGAGGGAGACTCATCTTCTGATTCCGACGAAGAAGAATTGGAAGAGGCAGAAAGTATAGCTTCCTCATCGACACTATTAAGGAGAGATTGCAagctcttcttcctcttctttctaGGGGGCGCAGTAGGcctcttcttctttttcccttGTTCTTGTGATGTTGAAGCTCTCTCTTGTTGAGTTTGATCTTCATCACCAACATGTTCAACAACATTATCATTTCCAACAATGCCGGTGATGAACTCGTTATCCTCGTCCTCAAGAACATCAACGATTGTATTCTCTATTGGGTCTCTACTCTTGTTCTCTCTCCTATGCTTCATCCTAGAGTTGAACTTGATAAATACAAGATCACTCATCCTATCATGGAGTAGCCCGCTGCGTTTCTTTGTATGAACCTGTGTAAGTGAACAAAATCAAGTATGGAACACATGGCCTCAATGTGAGAAGTGCAAGCAACTATATTTTTTACTTGTGAACTTGTAATTGTCTTTCTTACTTGTTCAAATGCTGATCAATTTCTCTCACAAGCTGAGGAGCTACATGTCAAACTCAAAATCTTCATTGCCAAATCCTTCAACAGGGGTGCACATGTGCCATAATTCAGCCACCATTTTGCTGCATTAAGACATTGAAACATTGTATTATTTAGGCAAGTACAAAGAGGGGAAACAGAGGAAGTGATATGAAATAACATCACAAGATTTCAGCAAACACTCCCTGGAGAAAAGTTTTTCCTTTTTCTCTGTCGTACAGCAATGTCCATTCCAAAGGAATCTTCCTCCGCCTCGTATTTGTCTAGTTCATCAATAAGCTCATCTTGAGTTTTTTGATCTTCAATCATCCTTGTGATGCAATGGACCACGGCTGCTCTAAATGATCCATCCCTCTCTATCACAACCTTGTTTGGATAATAATAGTAGGGGTTCAGAAAGTACCCAGCCAAATGTAGTGGCGACTTGAGTTTGCTGTCCCATCTCTTGTCAATGATATCAATAACACATTTGAAGCGACTCTCATCATTATCAAAACTCGCAGCAATTTCCTTTTTTGCATCCAACATACAACCATATAAGAATCCCATTGCGGGCACATCACTATCCATTCTTCTTAGCACATTAGCCATTGGCTCAAAGTAGTTGACAGCAACGCCAACACCTTTCCAGAAGGCTTCCGATTGCACAGTTTTGTGAGCCATCTTCCCCTTGTCCTTCTCTAAGTAACCTATTTCATGTAGCTCATCTGATCTGAATAGTTTAAGCATTTCCTTCTTGTTGTCTTGCAAGCTTTTAAGATTGAGATAAGCCGTGGCAAACCTAGTAACACCTGACCGTACCAAGTCTTTCCCAAGTGTTTTCCTCATCAGAGCTAACACCCTTGTGTGAGCATACAAGAACACCGTTACTTGTCTTGCTTGGGCAATTATTTTGTCAACCGATCCAAGCTTCCCTATGTCCTCCAACATGAGATCAATACAATGGGCTGCACATCCATTCCAAAAAATGGAAGGTCGCTTTGCTTTCATTAGACTTGCTGCTGCTACATTGACACTAGCATTGTCGGTCACCACTTGAACGACTTTGTCTGCCCCTATATCCTCAATGCAATTATCAACGAGGTCAAAGATGTATTTGCCATTTTTCTGGACAGATGAACAATCAACTGAATTCAAGAATATGACTCCTTGAGAACTATGCACAACTAGGTTCATTACTCCCCTGCCCTTTTTATCTGTCCATGCATCTGTCATGACGGTACAACCTGTGTGCTCCCATGCTTGCTTATGTGGTTTGAATGAATCTAacaccttcttcttccttttctgCAAGAATGGTCCACTCATCTCATATGCAGTAGGCCCATCGAAGTTTGTGCCAACATCTCCAATGGCCTGAAGCATACATGCAAAGCTAGGAAGTGTGACAGTGTTATGTGGGATGCTAGCTTCATAGAAAAATTGACATATATATCCACAAGCTCTATCCCTCCTCTGTTGTATTTGCTGAGTTGACACCTTCGACTGAACCTTTTCGGATTCACAATTTCTTTTTTGCTTCCTCTTGACAGTTTCTTCTATACTAGGCTTGCAGAATTTGTCCATAGGGCCACCCATTGAGCTGCTTGTGCCTGGTTTTGACCTCAAAATCACAACCTGATTGCCATCTTCTTCATCAGTTTCTTGTTCTCCATCGGAGTGATCTAAGTCAACACTAGATCTGAGCGCCTCCAATCCCTCGATCTTTTTTTCCTTCAGCTCAGCACTCTTTAGGAGCAAAGCTATCATCTCCAGCCTCACATCACTAGGAACCTTCTTGCATGGTAAGACACCACAATTCGTTATTTGTGAAAGGTGAAACTTTATCCTTGTAATGCCAGCTGTGCATATCTTGCCACAATAGTTGCATCGCTGCCAATGCTTCTTGTTCACATCTGGAAGAGTGCAATACTTCCACGCAGGGTCATCCGAATCAACAACTTGTGGGAGTGAAGGTGCTGCTACTGAGGCAGTGCTTGAGCCACCAACACCTATGCAAAAAGAAGTGAACAAAATAAAATTAGTTATTGTTTAGGCAGATTAAGGCAATCCAAAGTATCTGTATTCtgtatataattgaaaacttcagCAGATTCATTTTTATTGCGAATCTTGAGCATTCAGCTATTCACCATTTTCCCTGCTGAACGGAGTCCAGCATTTGAAAAACACAAATCTTGAGCATTCAGCAGATTCATTTTTATTGCGAATCTTGAGCATTACAAGCATCCACAAAAGagataacagaggatagatgagcTTACCTGCTGACGGGATTTGCTGCGGGGTGCTCCGTCGCCTTGTGGATGCGGTCGTCGCCGTCAGCAGAGGAAGTGGCCAGGAGGGAGCAGCCGAGAGGAAACGACCGGGAGCTGCGTCGCCTGGTGGAATACCCCGTCGCTGGGAGGGAGTGGCGAGGAAGGTCAGTCGCCGGAGTGGCAGCCCGAGGCCGTCGCCATGGTTGGTCGTTGGTCGGCCGCCGCCATGGTTACTGTTTGAGATGAGGACGGGAGTGGGGATAGGGTTTGGCTCGAGAGGAGGGTTGGGGGTAATCGACTATTGGTAGGCTTGGGCTTTGGCCCGCGCAGCGATTTCATTTTGGACCGAAAATTTTAGGTCAGAGATGCGGGACGCTAACACTAGAGGCCCAATTTTTAGCGCTAAGTGACATCTAGCGCGCTATTAGCACGCTAACTCTTCGTACGTGAAATCGAGCTTCGCGTAGCGCACCAGAGTCAGGATGCGTGTAGCGCCGCTATAGCGCCGCTATATCTAAAACTTTGCTCAACCCCGCTCCCACCTGAGAATTCTATCTACAGCTTTCGCACCATTGTTTACAGGGGCATGGCTTGCGTCCTGGTTGGGAATTCGCTTTACTGGCTGCTTTCTGAGAGATCAGCTCGCATCCTTGAGTTTGATTTGTATAGGCAGAGGCTAGCAATTGCCATTTCTCAATTATGAGAGCCGATGACGGAGATGTCTCGTCCGTGGTGAGTAATAGCAGAGGAGTTCGAAAGAGGGGGCGGAGGCAGCTATTTAAGTCGCTTCTTGCGCCCCTCCGCTtccgaggtgggactaaactcatGCTGCAACGCGTCCCTCAGTGCACGTGGCCGCCGCAGGGCTCATGAGGCCGTTTTCTGCACTGTGACCGGGCGGCCCAGTTCAGCCCATAGAGGCAGGGCACCACTCGCCCCCTCCCACGGCCCACGGCCGACGCCCCCTCCCCTCGCCCACGCGGGGCAACACTCggtgtttagtcccacctcggaAGTGGGGGCGAGTGAGGAGCGGCTTAAATAGCCGGGCGTGCAGTAGCTGTTGAGCGCCTTTGAAGTGTCACTGCCCTGTTGGACCCACATGCTGGTCCGTGTGTTGCTGTCCCGAGTCGCGGTCGGGcaatttttttttgtgtgtgtgggcgCTGAATAGGCAGTACACGTTGCGGGAGACGTGTTGGAGGCGTGCATGGGGGCGGGGAGATCAAGCAGGATGCGGGCGGGCGGCTCAGAGTCGCTGGGCGCGGGGAACGAGGCTGATCCGGTCGGTGCGTTGTGGCGGGATCCGAGGGAGGCGTTGGTTGGCTGGGATGAGGTAGGTGCGATCTTATGTGCATGCGCGGGTTTGTGGTGACCTGTATGTAAAAAACATGCATGAGAGAATAATAACACGGGAAAAACATGGCATGAGACAATAACACGGCCGGGTGCGTTTTTTCACCACGTCAGTCAGCCCAGGTAGTATAACACATACAATGGCATCATCATCATGAAACGAGAGCAAACAAATTAAACCGAATTTTGAAACTACGGACTATTTCGCATAGGACAGTACAAAATACAAATTTATTACATAAatattttgagaaaacataaaGAAATCACTTATCAAGTTTTGTGGCACGCACTTATGAATAAAAAACAGCATAGGTTATTCAGACAACACTCGGGCAACCACTTTTATTCTCTGTGAAAAAAGTTTGGAATAATTAATGTGGAATAAACACATGAAATACCGACACACGCAAGATATGGACGGTGCTGGGTTGCACTAGGGGTGCGTGATCGCATGCATGAAAAGAAACAATTTTTTGCGAGGGTGTGTGCATGCCCAATGTAGGCCCTCACGCAAGATATGAACGAAATTGGACACCGAACGCACGTGGCGTCACGTTCGGGCAATGTTTTAGGGTATTTTCATCGGAAAAACCGTAGAAAATGCATCGGATGTCAGCAAATAATGAAAATTGTCGTGCATGCTCCCGATGGTGCCTGGAGTACGTGGAAAAAGTTAGGGGTCGTTCGGTGTAGGCAAAAATAAAACGTCTTTGAGAGTAGCCCGACCGGCACACCCAAACAGAGCTCGTTGCACTAGGTCTACGTGATCGCATGCAATTGCACCAAAGTGTGCATACATGTGGGCAGGGCCTACGTAGGGCCTCACGCAAGGTTGGAACGAAAACAGACACAAAACGaacgttgcgtcacgtccggccAGTGTTTTAGGGGTTTTTCACCGGGAAAATCCTAGGAAATGCATCGTGCGTCGGAAAAATATGAAAATTGGCGTGGGTGCTGTCGAGGGTGATGCCAACGTGCGGAAAAAGTCTTGTGCCATTTTGGCGGAGTGAAAAAAAACGTAGTTGGGAAACCCCCCTCCGGCAGAACGAATCGGAGTTGGTTGCACTAGGTCTACgtgatcgcatgcatgcaattGCACCAAAGTGTGCATACATGTGGGCAGGGCCTATGTAGAGCCCCACGCAAGGTTGGAACGAAAACGGACACAAAACGAACATTGCTTCACGTCCGGCCAGTGTTTTACTGCATTTTCACGGGGAAAATCCTAGGAAATGCATCGAGCTATTGAAAAATATGCAAACTGGCGTGGGTGCTGTCGAGGGTGATGCCAACGTGCGGaaaaagtttcgtgccattttGGCGGAGTGAAAAAAAAAGTAGTCGGGAACCCCCCTCCGGTAGACCGAAAAGAAGCTCGTTGCACTGGGGGTATGTGATCGCATGCACGCAATTGCACCAAAGTGGGCAGATATGCGGGCACGGCCTACGTATGGCCCCACACAAGGTTGGAACGAAAAAGGACACAAAACGaacgttgcgtcacgtccggccAGTGTTTTACGACATTTTCACGGGGAAAATCCTAGGAAATGCATCGAGCGTCGGAAAAATATGCAAACTGGCGTGGGTGCTGTCGAGGGTGATGCCAACGTGCGGaaaaagtttcgtgccatttggcgGAGTGAAAAAAAAAGTAGTCGGGAACCCCCCTCTAGTAGACCGTAAAGAAGCTCGTTGCACTGGGGGTACgtgatcgcatgcatgcaattGCACCAAAGTGGACGGACATGCGGGCACGGCCTACATAGGGCCCCACGCAAGGTTGGAACGAAAACGGACACAAAACGAACGTTGCGTCATGTCCGGCCAGTGTTTTACGGCATTTTCATAGGGAAAATCCTAAGAAATGCATCGAGCGTCGGAAAAATATGCAAACTGGCGTGGGTGCTGTCGACGGTGATGCCAACGTGTGGaaaaagtttcatgccatttggcgGAGTGAAAAAAAAGTAGTCGGGAACCCCCCTCCAGTAGACCGTAAAGAAGCCCGTTTTAAAAAACAGACGCAACTAATGATTGGAGAAAAAAACTAATGAATGGGTTAGTAGAAAAAATGAATAGGCCCACGTATACATGCGTATCAATCGGGGGTCAAAGCCGCCTCCATGCCTCCACGATCTCCAGTCCACGCCGCCTCCAGGATCACCTCTTCCGACGCCATCTACGGCCAACGCCGCCCCTGACGCTACCTCACACCGCCCCCGACGTCATTTGCGGCCGACGCCGCCCCCGACGCCACCTCCCGCCGCCTGCACGATCGCCACCCCCGACGCCATCTGCGGCCGACGCTGCCCCCGACGCCACCTCACGCCGCCTGCACGATCGCCGCCCCCGACGCCATCTGCGGCGGCCGCCGCCCCCGACGCCACCTCATGCCGACACCCGCGACGGCCCTGACGCCATCTGCAACCAACGCCAGCTCACGCCGACGCCGTCGCCCCCGTGGCCTCGGAACGCCGACGCCCCCAAGTTGGTGAAGACAGATTCGGACCTACTTGCATGTTTCATGTGCTTTATCATGTATAACATTGATCGTAGAATTTTTTGTCCTAGATCAGTAGAGTGTGTAGTTAGAGTTTGTTAGTTGATTGAGAGCAGGCTGCATGTTCCACTCATTAAGTTAGTGCACTAAGTACTGCGTAAATACATGCATGCATGAGTGGTTGATACATGCCCTGTAGATACCATAGTTTTTCTTAGTTCTGTGTAATGTGAATGAGCTTATATACCTATGAAATTTATTTACAGGTTGCGACCGACGCCATCTGCCACCAACGCCACCGCGCCGTCGTCcccccagggccggccctgatCCCATGGCACGAGGTACTATGCATTCCTCATGTTTATCATGTACCCATATAAAGTAGCTAACATTATTTCTGCTCCTATTCCTAGCGGCGGTGGAGTACGGAGAGATTTTTTGTTCAGTTGAGAAGTGGTGTCTCTTGGtcagcaaactaaactctaggcAGAAAAAGCGTTTTGCAAGCACTAGTCTTGAAAAAATGCTGATGATTCCTAGTGTGCTCATGCGAAAATGTTTGCTCAAGTTCATTATTAAATCATATGCGTTGGACAGAAAAAGGTTCATCATGCCATCAAAAAACGGTGTGATATCATTGCGCACCGAAGATGTGTTTGACATTTTCGGGCTACAGAATAAGGGCAAAGATGCCATGAAAGAGCTAGGAAAAGGGGGGTTAAAGGCGAAGGTGAAGGTGCCTAGTCGCTTTCTAGATTCCAATACGGGGGAAAGGACGATAGACGAGCTGATTGAGAACATTGTTGCCAGTGGCACGTACGATGATGATTTTCTCCGTAGAATTGTTCTGGTTCTTCTAGGCACGGTTCTTGCACCGCAGCCCACGAAAGAAGTTCCTAATACTTATTACAAGTTAGTGCACGATGTGGAGGCCATCGAAGCATATAATTGGAACGCGTTTACTTTACGCGTTTGCGTTGAAGGAATCACAAAGACCTTATCAGATCATACAAAATTTACTTGGCCGGTCGGAAACCTTGCCCTCCTACAGGTAAATCTTATGTTATATTTGTTTCTTTCAAACTATAGTTTGTGAAAAAAAATTGCTAATATACTTCATGTTCATGAAGTACTTGTTTTGGGAGAAAGTGCAGCCACTGGATGATGACGCATTTGATCCACTGGCTCATGAATATCCgttgatgcttaattggtcaGAAGATGAGGCTAAGAAGCGTGACACGTACGACACGTCATACGTCCGTGGTAATGGGACAGTAAGTTTAATTGGTTCGTACTGCATGCACTTCTGTTACTATTTACATGTTGAGAAATTTAAATTGATTTAACCTGTCACAGATTGATGACGTGATAAGTGAGAAGTACAGGCAGACATTAATTGCTCAACAAGGAAGAAAGGCGGAGGAACAATTAGAGCAAGAAGATCGTGCCCAAAAAAAGAAAGATAATAGAGATGAGGCGTCATCGAGCAGGGATACTACATTACATCAACTGATGAAATGCATCAAAGATATGAAAAAAGAAATTAGATTTCTCCCTGAAAAATGTGCTGAGGTAATATGAGTGATGTGTACTTCAGTTTACATGGGATTATTCATAATTTATGCATGTAGTTAATGTTTTCGATGTGTCATTGCAGATAGTAGTGTAGAAGCTGGAGAAGAAATGTCTTGTCTTCAAGCCAAACAAGGGGTCTGATGATGACATTGAGTTTGTGGAGCATAGTGAAGACTGGGTGGGGAAGTATGGTCCATCAAAATATTAGCCAGATGTAGAATCAACTCCTGGAAAAGAAGATATGGACAACAGGGTGGACGCATCCTTCACCACTGGGAACGGGAACAAATTGGCACGTGAGAAAGGTGTGCATCACAACACACCTGGTACAGGAGATGAAGGCGACCCCTTCGTTATTGAGGACAATGGTAATTCACCCAACCCATCTCTTGCGACGGTAGACACGAAGGACTTTCTAGCTATTAATTCAACCCCCAAGAATATTAATGAAGTGTCAGACGGGTCTAGCGCCGATAAATCTGAGGAGATTAGTATGGATAGTCTGAACACCCATATTAAAAATGGGAAAGAAAATGGTACTCAGGAgaatgatgggaaggaaaatgaTGGGAAATGCAAGAGGAAACAGTCAAAATACTGTCTTTCACCTTACCAACAGAACGGTGGACGTAAACATGCAAAGAAAAGTAAGTGCTAGGTAATGTATTCTTGCAACATACTTCTATTATTGCATGCACACTTTATTAACTCATTGTTTCTTATTATTTTAGGTCTATTTGGTATAAGAGCTGCTATGATTAGTACTGATTACATTAATGAGGATCACATATAGGCCGCGAAGGTTTAAATCTGGACACTGGCAGAGTCGGAGAAGCTTTGCAGAAAACTGTTGTGCACATGACGGGAATTGGTGGGGAAACATGTACGCCTGATATGCTTCAAGCCATCATTTCAAAAAAGTGGTTGCATGGCGGTGTAAGTATTAGCACTAAGTTATTAAGTTGTACATGTCATTTACATAAATTATCTAATAGGCGTATTGCTGTTATGTTATTTTGTAGGTCACCAATAGTTATTGCAACCATATGCAGACCCATAATCCTCGTGCTGACCGTCACATATTATCATCTTGGGTGTCCCACTGGCTTATTCTTCATGCTGATGGAAAGGTTAACAACTCTAAGAGGCATTTTATGGATCATTTCACAAACCAAACTAAAATGGTGTCTAGAGTTACTGAAGAGTATTTCATCAAAGATAAGGTACTTCAGTTTAGTATGATCGTTCGTACTAATAACTATCTGTGTGTACACCAACATGAATAAACTTTGTTGTAGGCATACTTTCATTTTCATGTGGAAGAAAATGATTCGATAACAGTTCTTATGCACAACAAGAAAAAAGAGTTTCAAGTTTTAAACTCTACTAGTAAATGCAGCAAAAGAGTTCTTGCAAAGATTGCTAAGCTGGTAAGCTTACAACGTTACATAAAACAATATATGGTTATTCGAAACATACTTCATATGGATTTGTCATTTTTATTTCAGAGGGCAGAAATAGCTAATGATACAAACGAGGTGAATGCTCTTATTGGAACGGAACATCCTGACGTATCTTCCTGGCCAATAAGGGAGTACGATATGCCGTCACAAACAAACGGGTATGTTGCAAATGTTGAATTAGTATGTACTTGTCTGATCCATCAATAATTGACTTGTGGTTTCTTGCAGAGTCTCTTGTGGTCTTTTCGTAGTGAAATGCGTTCAAAACTGGGACGGAGATGATTGAACATTTGAGTTTGATCAAGATGAGGTTAATGCTTCAAGGGGACGCATTCTAGCTGAAATACTTTTTTCAGAGTGCAACACAAAGGAAGTAGTGAAAGAGAAGATTCTCAAGATCATGGAGAAGAAATGAGTCAGAGGATGGGGTGTTGGCTATTATCTCCACTAAATAAACGTGCCGTTGTCGGTACTTGATACAATTTTCATAATAAGACATCTCTATATTGTAATGCGGCATGGTTTAGCATGTTCCGCAACTAAATAAATGTGCCGTGCTCGGTATTTGTTACAATATCTATTTTTCAATGTCACTCTTATTTGCATCGTTGTCAGTGACACTCTTATTTGCATCATTGTGGGTGATGATTTTTCAACTTGTTATATAGTGTGATGATTACGCCGCCGTGGCCGGCCAGGTGTTGCTATTTTATATTGTTTTGTATATTGTAGTGTGATGTAATGCGGACGCCGGCTGCTTTTTGTCAAAAAAAAAGCTTAGAAAAAAATGCCCAACCACCTCAGCCGGGTCCATAGTAGCGAATTGATCATACCCAAATCAAGCCCGAAGGGGGCGACTCGAGCGGCTGATAGAGCCCACTAACGGGCCCGTCAACGGGGTCCAACGGGGCTGCGGGCGGTGATAAGAGAGGAGCTCGGTGGAGGGGGCGGAGGCAGCTATTTAAGCCGCTCCTCGCGCCCCTCAACttccgaggtggtactaaataTGGCGCCCCACGCTGCACTTGGTCGCCGCAAGGCTCAGGAGGCCTAATGTGCGCTGTCtcgggccggcccagttcggccCAATGAAGGCACGCGGCCAGTCGCCCCCTCCCCCGGCCCACGCCCACTCCCCTCCCCCGCGCGTCGCTGAACTCagtgtttagtcccacctcggaAGTGGGGGCGGGCGAGGACCGGCTTAAATACCTGCCTCCGCCCCCTCCACCGAGCTCCTCTCTACTTAGTACCCGCAGCCCCGTTG containing:
- the LOC125512916 gene encoding uncharacterized protein LOC125512916; translated protein: MIALLLKSAELKEKKIEGLEALRSSVDLDHSDGEQETDEEDGNQVVILRSKPGTSSSMGGPMDKFCKPSIEETVKRKQKRNCESEKVQSKVSTQQIQQRRDRACGYICQFFYEASIPHNTVTLPSFACMLQAIGDVGTNFDGPTAYEMSGPFLQKRKKKVLDSFKPHKQAWEHTGCTVMTDAWTDKKGRGVMNLVVHSSQGVIFLNSVDCSSVQKNGKYIFDLVDNCIEDIGADKVVQVVTDNASVNVAAASLMKAKRPSIFWNGCAAHCIDLMLEDIGKLGSVDKIIAQARQVTVFLYAHTRVLALMRKTLGKDLVRSGVTRFATAYLNLKSLQDNKKEMLKLFRSDELHEIGYLEKDKGKMAHKTVQSEAFWKGVGVAVNYFEPMANVLRRMDSDVPAMGFLYGCMLDAKKEIAASFDNDESRFKCVIDIIDKRWDSKLKSPLHLAGKMVAELWHMCTPVEGFGNEDFEFDM